The nucleotide sequence CATGTAATTGAGCGTCATGGCCGTGGCCAGCGGCAGGATGGCGATGGCATAAAACCACAGCCACAGGGCGATCACACCCACCACGCCGCGCCACAGATGCTGGCCCGGCATCGTGGTTTTAAAGCTGCCGCCCTGGTACAAAATCGTGCAGCTCATGACGATCATGCCGATGATGCCGCGGTACATGACGATTTCGGAGGTCGAATACATATCCGACGCCAGCTTGACGCACACGCCCATGATGGCAAACATGAAACTGGCGAATAACATCCATAGAGATTGCATGAGTAATCCTGGTGATGAAAATGAAAAAGGCCGCGCAATGCGGCCCTTGAGGGAATTACAGTTCGATATTGTTGCGGTACCACTCGTGGAAGTGCTGCATGCCGTCTTCCATGGGCGACTGGTAAGGCCCCACTTCGTTTTCGCCGCGCGCCATCAGGGCCTTGCGGCCGGCGTCCATGCGCAGGGCGATTTCATCGTCCTCGACGCAGGTTTCCATGTAGGCAGCCCGTTCCGCTTCGACGAAGTCGCGCTCGAACAGCACGATTTCTTCCGGGTAATAGAACTCCACCACATTGCGCGTTTTTTGCGGGCCGTCCGGCCACAGGGTCGAGACGATCAGCACGTGCGGATACCATTCGACCATGATGTTCGGATACAGGGTCAGCCAGATGGCGCCATACGGTGGCACTTCGCCACCACGGAATTGCAGCACCTGCTCCTGCCATTTTTTATAGGCGGGCGAACCGGCTTGCTGCAGGCCGCGGTGCACGCCTACCGTCTGCACGCTGTAATCCTTGCCGAATTCCCAGCGCAGGTCGTCGCAGCTGACAAAGCTGCCCAGGCCCGGGTGGAACGGTTCCACGTGATAATCCTCGAGGTAGACTTCGATGAAAGTCTTCCAGTTGTAATCGCACTCGTGGATTTCCACGTGGTCGAACATATAGCCGGAAAAATCGAGGTCTTTCGAGACGGATAAATCTTTCAATTTTTCCATCACGTTGTAGCCATTTTGCTCGAATAACAAGCCATTCCAGCTTTGCAGCGGCGTTTTCGACAGGTTCAGGCACGGCGTCTCGGGGAAATGCGGCGCGCCGATCAATTCACCCTTGAGGTCGTAAGTCCAGCGGTGCAGCGGACAGACGATATGGTTCGCATTGCCGCGGCCATTGAACATCAGCGCCTGCCGGTGGCGGCACACATTGGACAGCACTTCGATGCCATTGGCGTTGCGCACGAGCATGCGCCCTTCGTTCTCAGACGCCAGGGTCGCAAAATCGCCGGTTTCCGGCACCATCAGTGCATGCCCGACATAGCGCGGGCCGGCTTGGAACAATTGCTGCATTTCACGCTGCAACAGCGTTTCGTCAAAATAGACGTGGACCGGAAGTTGCGCGTTTGAACGCGCCAGCTTGGCGTGAGTAGCCAGATCGGACATCCCAACCCCCCATAAATGTACAACGGTCAGCAGTGCCCCAGGCCATTCCCTGGGCAACCGCTACAGAGAGAAAGAATCCGCAAAGACCTGAATTCAAATTTGTTGAAACGGTATTTCGGACAGAACCGGCGATTATAGCGCGTATCGGCCTCGGCATTGCCAAACCCCCCCGGTAAATACGCTATTAATGAGAAACATTGTCATTTACCGTCTCATTTCCAGCGAATAGGGGCGATTGCGCTAGAATTCACTGCCAAGCTGGTAACGTCTTCCCCGTTGAGCACGCCGATTGCGCTTTAGTTTTCACTTAATAGTGTGGTTTGTTCTAAAATAACGCTTCTATGCTGGCCGGGAGTCCCCGGCGTCTCCCTACATACCCCTCGTGCCACGAAGAGATCTGAGTCTATGTCGAAGAAATTAACTGCCGCTGCCGCAGCGCCGGCCTCGTTTGAAGAGGCAATGGCGGAACTGGCGCAGCTGGTAACGCAAATGGAAGCGGGCCAGTTGCCGCTGGAAGCATCGGTCGCGGCGTATCAGCGCGGCTCGGAACTGGTCAAGTATTGCGCGACCCAGCTCGATAGCGTCGAAGCGCAGGTGAAAGTACTGGAAGGCGACATGTTGAAACCGTTCGTGGATGCCGGCGAGGCCGCACTATGATGGCCAGCGTACAACAGGACGGCGTGACTTTCGGCGACTGGATGCAAAGCACCCAGTCCGGCGTGGAAGGCAGGCTCGACCAATTCCTGCCTTCGGCCGATACCGTGCCGCACAAACTGCATGCGGCCATGCGCTATGCGCTACTGGGCGGTGGCAAGCGCGTGCGTCCGCTGCTGGTGATGGCGGCCGGTGAACTGTTTGACGCCGATCAAGATACCCTGGCGCGCGCTGCTTGTGCGCTGGAAATGATTCATGTGTATTCGCTGGTGCACGACGACATGCCTTGCATGGATGACGATGCCTTGCGCCGTGGCAAGCCCACCGTGCACATCGCCTATGATGAAGCGACGGCCCTGCTGGTGGGCGACGCGCTGCAATCGCAGGCGTTCATGCTGCTGGCAGACGGCGCGGCGATTCCTCCGGCGCGGCAAATGGCCATGATCAAGCTGCTGGCGCACGCCTCCGGTTCCTTTGGCATGTGCGGCGGCCAGGCGATCGACCTCGACAGCGTCGGCCAGGCCTTGACCTTGCCGCAGCTGGAACAGATGCATCAACTGAAAACGGGTGCCTTGCTGCGTGCGGCCGTGATGCTTGGCGCGCTGGCAGGCAAGGACTTGACGCCAGACGAGATGACGGCGCTGAACGCGTATGCGCGCGCCGTGGGACTGGCGTTCCAGGTGGTCGACGACGTGCTCGACGCGACGGCCGATTCGGCCACACTGGGCAAGACGGCGGGCAAGGATGCGGCGGCCAACAAGCCGACCTACGTATCGATTCTGGGGCTGGAGCCATCGAGAGCCCTGGCAGAACAATTGCGGTGCGACGCCCATGCGGCGCTGGCGCCATTCGGGGACAAGGCACGCCGTTTGCGCGAGCTGGCGGACCTGGTCGTGCAGCGGAAGGCATAAATGAAACTGTTAGAAACCATCAATGAACCAGCGCAAGTGCGCAAGCTGGCCCGCTCGCAACTGGTGCCGCTGGCCCAGGAATTGCGCAGCTTCCTGCTCGACTCCGTTTCCAAGACGGGCGGCCATCTGTCGTCCAACCTGGGCACGGTCGAGCTGACTGTCGCGCTGCACTACGTCTTCAACACGCCGCACGACCGCATCGTCTGGGACGTGGGCCACCAGACCTATTCGCACAAGATCCTCACGGGCCGGCGCGAGCGCATGCATACCCTGCGCCAGAAAGACGGCATTTCCGGCTTCCCGAAGCGCGACGAGAGCGAATACGACACCTTCGGCACGGCGCACTCGTCAACGTCCATTTCCGCGGCGCTGGGCATGGCGCAGGCCGCCAAGATCAAGGGCGACCCGCTGCACGCGATCGCCGTGATCGGCGACGGTTCGATGACGGCCGGCATGGCCTTCGAGGCGATGAACAATGCCGGCGTGCAGGAAGACGTCAACCTGCTGGTGATCTTGAACGACAACGATATGTCGATCTCGCCGCCCGTGGGCGCGCTGAACCGCCACCTGGCGCGTTTGATGTCGGGCCAGTTCTATGCGGCGGCTAAAAATGTCGGCAAGTCCGTCTTGCCCGGCCCCGTGCTGGAACTGGCGAAGCGCTTCGAAGAACACGCCAAGGGCATGGTCGTGCCCGCCACCATGTTCGAGGAATTCGGTTTTAACTATATCGGTCCCATCGATGGTCACGACCTCGATTCGCTGATCCCGACCTTGCAAAATATCAAGCAATTGAAGGGGCCGCAATTCCTGCACGTGGTCACCAAGAAGGGGCAGGGCTACAAGCTGGCCGAGGCGGAGCCTATCCTGTATCACGGCACGGGCAAGTTCAACCCGGCCGAAGGCATCAAGCCAGCCACGGCGCCGGCCAAGATGACGTACACGGAAGTGTTCGGCAACTGGCTGTGCGACATGGCTGCGCACGACAAGCGCCTGGTGGGCATCACGCCGGCCATGCGCGAAGGCTCGGGCATGGTCAAGTTCGAACAGCAATTCCCCAACCGCTACTTTGACGTGGGCATTGCCGAGCAGCATTCGGTCACCTTCGCCGCTGGTCTGGCTTGCGAAGGCTTGAAGCCCGTCGTGGCCATTTATTCGACTTTCCTGCAGCGCGCCTACGATCAGCTGATCCACGACGTGGCGCTGCAAAACCTGGACGTGACGTTCGCGCTGGACCGCGCCGGCCTGGTGGGTGCCGACGGCGCCACGCACGCTGGCAACTACGACATGGCGTTCTTGCGCTGCATTCCGAACATGGTCGTCATGGCCGCGTCCGATGAAAACGAGTGCCGGCAAATGCTCACCACGGGCTACCACTATCCGGGGCCGGCCGCGATCCGCTATCCGCGCGGCGCCGGTGCCGGCGCGGCCATCGTGCCGGAACTGACGAGCATTGAGATTGGCAAGGGCGAGCTCAAGCGCCACGGCAAGCGCATCGCCATCCTGGCTTTCGGTTCCATGGTGGCACCTGGCGTGGCGGCGGGCGAGAAGCTCGACGCGACGGTCGCCAACATGCGCTTCGTCAAGCCGCTCGACGTGGCGCTGGTGAAACAGCTTGCCGCTGAGCACGATTATCTGGTGACGGTGGAAGAGGGCTGCATCATGGGCGGCGCCGGTTCGGCCGTGGCGGAAGCGCTGGCGGCCGAAGGCATCGTCAAGCCGATTTTGATGCTGGGCTTGCCGGACGTCTTCATAGACCATGGCGACCCCGTGCAGCTGCTGAAAAGCGTGGGCCTCGATGCCACCGGTATCGCCGCCTCGATCGAGCAGCGCTTTGGCGGCAGCCAGCCGCGCCTGTCCGCCGTCAGCTAAGTTGGCTTGCATACGGAAAAGCGACACTGCGGTGCCGCTTTTTTTTCGTCCAGCGGGATTTTACGCTGCACTGCAACATTATTCACCCGGGAATGCTACGATGACGCTTTGATACTCTTTCAAAGTCAAACTTGCATTTCAGGAAACTTCACCGCCGTTCACGCGCACTGGCCGGCCGCTGGCTGACGGGCATGCACGCCTTTACCGACAAGCTGGTACAACGCCGTCCCCTGTGGATGATCACCCTGGCCATCGACGAAACGAATCTGTCCGAAGGATTGCGGGCGGCTTGCGCCTCGAGCGCCATGTTGCTCTTGGGCCTGCTGTTCGACCACCCCGATTTTTCCTGGGCCGCCATCGGCGCCTTCTGGACTTGCCTGGCCGATGCGGCCGGAACGCGGCGCATGCGCTTCGTCTCGATGGTGGGCTTCGGCCTGCTGTCGACGGTGGCCGGCGGCCTGACGGCGCTGGCGGCCGGCCATGGCGTGGCGGCCGCCGCCGTTGCTGTGCTGCTGTTTTCCTGGGCCGGCGCACTGGCGCGCATCTGGGGCGCGGCCACGGCGCAAGTGGCCATCCTGGCGGCCACGGCCTGCGTCGTGATGGTCACGCATCCGCTGGCATCGATGACGCAGACTGCGCCTTTCCTGGGCCTCTACATGTTTGGCTGCCTGTTTGCCACCGTGCTCAGTTTTACGGTCTGGCGCATCCACCCGTTTAGCCCGGCCCGGCGCGCGATACGCGCCGCGTACTCGCGCCTTGCCGGTATTGCGCGCGACAATGCGCGCTTCCTGGCGCAAGGTCCGGCATTGCCGGACGCGGCCGCGCATGGCGCCAGCTACCGTTCGCAGGCGCGCGCTGCGCTGGAAGCGGCGCGGGTGGCGCTGGCCGCCGTGCCGCCCGCGCGTGCGGGCCGCAGCGCCCTGTACGACAACCTGCTGCTGGCGCTCAGCGACGCCGAGCGCATCTTCGCCTATCTGATCGCTGTCACGCATACGTGCGAGCGCGATCAGCAGCGTCTGCGCCAGGACCCGCGCGCGCGGCGCAGCCTGGAAGTGATGGCCGTGCTGTTGCGCCGCCTGGGGCAAGCCGTGCAGCGCCAACCGGAAGCACCGCCTCTGGAGTTGCAGCGCCGCCTGGCTGGCTGCGGACGGCGCCTGGAAGCGGCGCTTGGCGCCTTGCTGCCCTTGCGCCTGAACGTGGACTTCATGGAACTGGGCTTGCCGCGCGCCGCGCAGCTGCCGTGGCGCGAGGCGGCTTTCCTGGCGCTGGGGCAGGCGTGGCAGACGGCAAAAGTCAACGCCACGCCGCAGTCGCTGAGCTGGCGCCATGCGGCGCGCGTGTCGCTGGCGACGACGGCAGGTTTCCTGCTGGTCGAGGCCTTGCATATTCCATTCGGTTACTGGGCGACCATGGCCACCTTGCTGATCTTGCAGCCATCCGTATCGACCACCTGGCCGCGCGGCATCGAGCGGGTCGCTGGCAGCGTGCTGGGCGCCGTGCTGGCCGTGCTGATCGGCCTCGCCGTGCACACCCCGCTGGCGATCTCGCTGGTGGTGTTTCCCCTGATCGTCGCCACCATGGCCTTGCGCCGCGTCAGCTACAGCCTGCACGTGCTGTTCATGACGCCGGCTTTCGTGCTGGTGGCCGACTATGCGGCGCCCGCCAGCGAGATGGTGTATGCCGCGAGCCGCCTGGGCAACAATGTGCTCGGTTGCATGCTGGCCCTGCTGGCCACGTTTTTCCTGTGGCCGGACCGCGAGGCGGACGACCTGGACCAGCGCCTGGCGAAAGCCGTGTCGGCCAACCTGAAATACCTGCTGGCCGTGCTGGCGGCGGGCGGACGCTGGGATAGCGCCATCGCGCGCCTGCGCCGCGAGGCGGGGCTGGCCAGCAATAACGCGGAGCAGGTGCTGCAGCGCCTGCGCATCGAACGCCGCCTGGACCGCAGCAGCGGCGTAGGCCTGGCGGCACTGCGCACCTTGCCGCTGCTGCGCCGCGTGGCGGGCAGCACGGCGCGCATCAGTTTGAGTCCCCAGGCCGAGCCGGCGCCGCCCCAGCTGCAGCAGTGGATTGCCGCCGTCAGCGGGGAAATCGATGCGCTGCTGCGCGGCGAATCGGGCACGCCTTCCCCCGCGCCCTGCGCCAGCGACGGCTTGACAGCCCTGCAAGCCGACGCCGTGGCTCAGGTGCAGCTGCTGCGTGGCTTGCTGCGCGAGCATATGCAGGCGCAAGCGCAGGGGAAGCCGGAAAAATTGACGCAGGTCGCCGAATAGACTACGGCTGTCCGGTTTCGCTTTGTCGCTGCCAGGCTTGATGGTTATCATTTGTCGATGCCAGCGTATAAAACAGGAATGAGCGACGTGGATAGATTGACAGCGGGGAAGACATGCCGGGTGGCCGCTGCCGTGCTGGCCATGGCCGTGGGATTGCCGGCAGGCGGCAATGTCGCGGCGCGCGAGGACCCAGCTGTCGTTTGCGCCAGCGCAAGCGGCTGGGACATGGCCTGTTTGCGCCAGGTCTATGTCCAGCCCATCGCCAACTGGCCTGGTCCTCAGTTACCCGCTGGCGTGGCGGCTGCGGAAATGGCGCCCGTCTCCGCCATTCCCGTGGTCCCCCTGGCGCCGGCCATCGTGGCGCTGGGGCAGCGCTTGTTCAATGATCCCCGTTTGTCGCGCTCGAATGCGGTGGCCTGCATTAGCTGTCACAGTCCAGCCTACAGTTTCGCCGACAGCAAGCGAGTTTCCGTGGGGCACGAAGGGCGCCTGGGCCAGCGTAATGTGCCGGGCTTGCTGGGCGTGGGCCAGATCACGCCGCTGTTCTGGGATGGCCGCGCCAGTAGCCTGGAAGAGCAGGCGCTGGGACCTTTGCAGCATCCGGATGAAATGGCGGCCGTGGCTGCGCAATTGCCCGCCAAGCTGGCTGCGCTGGACGACTACGCGGCGCAATTCGATGTGGCCTTCGGTCAGGGCGCGGGCGTGACGCTGCCGCGCATGTTGACGGCGCTGGCCGATTACCAGCGCACCCTGCTGCCGCCCGTCACGCGCTTCGATACTTTCCTGGAAGGCGAACGCACGGCCTTGACCGATCGCGAACTGCTGGGCCTGCACCTGTTTCGCACCAAGGCGCGCTGCATGACGTGCCACAGCGGCGCCTTGCTGACGGACCAGCAATTCCACAACCTGGGACTGAGCAATTACGGCAGCCGCAAGTATGAAGATCTGGGGCGCTACCTGGTGACGGGCAAGAATGAGGATGTGGGCAAGTTCCGCACACCGGGCCTGCGCGGCGTGGCGCAATCGGGGCCGTGGATGCACAATGGCGCATTCGCGCAGATGGTGGGCATGCTGAATATGTACAACGCGGGCATGTCGCGCCCCGAGCCGCAAAACGCGCAGCAGGCGGCCGATCCGAAGTTTCCCGTCACATCGACACTGCTGCAGCCATTGCAGCTGACGTCGGAAGAAATCATTGCGCTGAAGAGCTTTCTGGAAGCCCTGTAGCCGCTCGGCCGGTTGCGCCCGCAACCGGCCTTTTCCTGCCTGCGGCGCCATATTGTATAGACGTTTGGCACGCCGTAATCTCTCCAAATGCCACATTCCACAGGCTTCGCCGATATATTTTATAAAATAGAAATTTATCTATAGGAAATGTTGACTCTAAAATAAGTGCGGTCTATAGTCGATTTTGTAGCAAGCTTATTCGGTATGCGCAGCAGCCGGACACGGGTTGTGGACAGGACGGTGCCTTTGTTGGCCGTGATTTTTTTTCAACCATAGTAGATGTCGTCGCAGACAAGGGAAGCGCTCACGATGCAGAAAAAACTGAAAACCACTGCGCTGTACCTGGTGATCCTGGCCGCCGGCCTGGGCAGCGGTTATGGTCTGTCCTTGCTGCCTGGTCTATTCAAATCGACTTACACGGAAGGTAATTACGCCGCGTATTTCCCGAATGCCCAG is from Janthinobacterium sp. 61 and encodes:
- a CDS encoding aromatic ring-hydroxylating dioxygenase subunit alpha, whose protein sequence is MSDLATHAKLARSNAQLPVHVYFDETLLQREMQQLFQAGPRYVGHALMVPETGDFATLASENEGRMLVRNANGIEVLSNVCRHRQALMFNGRGNANHIVCPLHRWTYDLKGELIGAPHFPETPCLNLSKTPLQSWNGLLFEQNGYNVMEKLKDLSVSKDLDFSGYMFDHVEIHECDYNWKTFIEVYLEDYHVEPFHPGLGSFVSCDDLRWEFGKDYSVQTVGVHRGLQQAGSPAYKKWQEQVLQFRGGEVPPYGAIWLTLYPNIMVEWYPHVLIVSTLWPDGPQKTRNVVEFYYPEEIVLFERDFVEAERAAYMETCVEDDEIALRMDAGRKALMARGENEVGPYQSPMEDGMQHFHEWYRNNIEL
- a CDS encoding exodeoxyribonuclease VII small subunit, whose amino-acid sequence is MSKKLTAAAAAPASFEEAMAELAQLVTQMEAGQLPLEASVAAYQRGSELVKYCATQLDSVEAQVKVLEGDMLKPFVDAGEAAL
- a CDS encoding polyprenyl synthetase family protein, whose product is MMASVQQDGVTFGDWMQSTQSGVEGRLDQFLPSADTVPHKLHAAMRYALLGGGKRVRPLLVMAAGELFDADQDTLARAACALEMIHVYSLVHDDMPCMDDDALRRGKPTVHIAYDEATALLVGDALQSQAFMLLADGAAIPPARQMAMIKLLAHASGSFGMCGGQAIDLDSVGQALTLPQLEQMHQLKTGALLRAAVMLGALAGKDLTPDEMTALNAYARAVGLAFQVVDDVLDATADSATLGKTAGKDAAANKPTYVSILGLEPSRALAEQLRCDAHAALAPFGDKARRLRELADLVVQRKA
- the dxs gene encoding 1-deoxy-D-xylulose-5-phosphate synthase, which gives rise to MKLLETINEPAQVRKLARSQLVPLAQELRSFLLDSVSKTGGHLSSNLGTVELTVALHYVFNTPHDRIVWDVGHQTYSHKILTGRRERMHTLRQKDGISGFPKRDESEYDTFGTAHSSTSISAALGMAQAAKIKGDPLHAIAVIGDGSMTAGMAFEAMNNAGVQEDVNLLVILNDNDMSISPPVGALNRHLARLMSGQFYAAAKNVGKSVLPGPVLELAKRFEEHAKGMVVPATMFEEFGFNYIGPIDGHDLDSLIPTLQNIKQLKGPQFLHVVTKKGQGYKLAEAEPILYHGTGKFNPAEGIKPATAPAKMTYTEVFGNWLCDMAAHDKRLVGITPAMREGSGMVKFEQQFPNRYFDVGIAEQHSVTFAAGLACEGLKPVVAIYSTFLQRAYDQLIHDVALQNLDVTFALDRAGLVGADGATHAGNYDMAFLRCIPNMVVMAASDENECRQMLTTGYHYPGPAAIRYPRGAGAGAAIVPELTSIEIGKGELKRHGKRIAILAFGSMVAPGVAAGEKLDATVANMRFVKPLDVALVKQLAAEHDYLVTVEEGCIMGGAGSAVAEALAAEGIVKPILMLGLPDVFIDHGDPVQLLKSVGLDATGIAASIEQRFGGSQPRLSAVS
- a CDS encoding FUSC family protein, yielding MHAFTDKLVQRRPLWMITLAIDETNLSEGLRAACASSAMLLLGLLFDHPDFSWAAIGAFWTCLADAAGTRRMRFVSMVGFGLLSTVAGGLTALAAGHGVAAAAVAVLLFSWAGALARIWGAATAQVAILAATACVVMVTHPLASMTQTAPFLGLYMFGCLFATVLSFTVWRIHPFSPARRAIRAAYSRLAGIARDNARFLAQGPALPDAAAHGASYRSQARAALEAARVALAAVPPARAGRSALYDNLLLALSDAERIFAYLIAVTHTCERDQQRLRQDPRARRSLEVMAVLLRRLGQAVQRQPEAPPLELQRRLAGCGRRLEAALGALLPLRLNVDFMELGLPRAAQLPWREAAFLALGQAWQTAKVNATPQSLSWRHAARVSLATTAGFLLVEALHIPFGYWATMATLLILQPSVSTTWPRGIERVAGSVLGAVLAVLIGLAVHTPLAISLVVFPLIVATMALRRVSYSLHVLFMTPAFVLVADYAAPASEMVYAASRLGNNVLGCMLALLATFFLWPDREADDLDQRLAKAVSANLKYLLAVLAAGGRWDSAIARLRREAGLASNNAEQVLQRLRIERRLDRSSGVGLAALRTLPLLRRVAGSTARISLSPQAEPAPPQLQQWIAAVSGEIDALLRGESGTPSPAPCASDGLTALQADAVAQVQLLRGLLREHMQAQAQGKPEKLTQVAE
- a CDS encoding cytochrome-c peroxidase — translated: MDRLTAGKTCRVAAAVLAMAVGLPAGGNVAAREDPAVVCASASGWDMACLRQVYVQPIANWPGPQLPAGVAAAEMAPVSAIPVVPLAPAIVALGQRLFNDPRLSRSNAVACISCHSPAYSFADSKRVSVGHEGRLGQRNVPGLLGVGQITPLFWDGRASSLEEQALGPLQHPDEMAAVAAQLPAKLAALDDYAAQFDVAFGQGAGVTLPRMLTALADYQRTLLPPVTRFDTFLEGERTALTDRELLGLHLFRTKARCMTCHSGALLTDQQFHNLGLSNYGSRKYEDLGRYLVTGKNEDVGKFRTPGLRGVAQSGPWMHNGAFAQMVGMLNMYNAGMSRPEPQNAQQAADPKFPVTSTLLQPLQLTSEEIIALKSFLEAL